A stretch of Vairimorpha necatrix chromosome 2, complete sequence DNA encodes these proteins:
- a CDS encoding E3 ubiquitin-protein ligase RBX1, which yields MNPDHFITLKKWNLVGLWSLDMQVETCAICRNHIMDSCVECQNGLLNDEECSVSWGTCNHAFHSHCISRWLVSKNVCPLDTKPWTYYQPSIESKDSVKYKQ from the coding sequence ATGAATCCAGATCATTTTATAACTCTCAAGAAGTGGAATTTAGTAGGCCTCTGGTCTCTTGACATGCAAGTGGAGACATGTGCGATATGTAGGAATCATATTATGGACTCGTGTGTTGAATGTCAGAATGGTCTTCTTAATGATGAAGAATGTAGTGTCTCATGGGGGACTTGTAATCACGCCTTTCATTCTCACTGTATTAGCCGGTGGCTAGTGTCTAAAAATGTGTGTCCTTTAGATACTAAGCCATGGACTTATTACCAGCCCAGTATTGAGAGTAAAGACAGTGTAAAATATAAGCAATAA
- a CDS encoding tRNA-splicing ligase RtcB — translation MINISNLKITIPKSQDLKMNTDCIIYASKPLHDPILQDKLLLTQLINISKLPTVSRPVIGLPDLHQGYVFPIGSVTCFDLHNNPLIIPGGVGYDINCGVRCLKTNLHLSDLKDIDSLVDIFDLSPVSLPLKDLNSILDEGLNFLVKNKLITVDNLEFTESNGKYQGNSRLVSQKTKGKGINQFGSLGSGNHYAEIQYVEKVVDKERCEVIGLREGQIVLSVHSGSRGLGHNVCKESLIKFNNEVLLNNTGGFINDTTNMNESVYLHADNILSQEYLSAMSSACNYAFANRAMISQTLSNNLKTVFPHFESQLIYDTSHNIAKVEEDLDALVIRKGASRILEPGNLELPFVYRNIGQPVMVGGSMGTFSYIICGESSKTYRSTCHGSGRIVTRKESSTRFKYEEVIRDLKDKNIYIRSGSKKGIVEEAPECYKDIDEVVECSEMNGISKKVCRLRPIIVLKDM, via the coding sequence ATGattaatatttcaaatcTAAAAATCACTATCCCAAAATCtcaagatttaaaaatgaacacTGATTGTATTATCTACGCTTCCAAACCTCTTCATGATCCCATTCTCCAAGACAAACTTTTATTAACCCAACTAATTAATATTTCCAAACTTCCCACTGTTTCTAGACCAGTCATTGGTTTACCAGATCTTCATCAAGGCTACGTCTTCCCTATAGGTTCAGTTACATGTTTCGATCTCCACAATAACCCTCTTATAATTCCTGGCGGGGTTGGTTATGATATTAATTGTGGGGTCAGATGTCTAAAAACCAATTTACACTTATCAGATCTTAAAGATATCGACTCTTTAGTCGATATCTTTGACCTTTCTCCTGTTTCATTACCACTTAAAGATCTCAATTCTATTTTAGATGAAgggttaaattttttagtaaaaaataaattaataacgGTCGATAATTTAGAGTTTACAGAATCAAATGGTAAATATCAAGGGAATAGTCGACTAGTTAGTCAGAAAACTAAAGGAAAAGGTATAAATCAGTTTGGGAGTCTTGGATCTGGTAATCATTACGCTGAAATCCAGTATGTAGAGAAAGTGGTCGATAAAGAAAGATGTGAAGTTATAGGACTTAGAGAAGGGCAGATAGTTCTAAGTGTACATAGTGGGAGCAGAGGATTAGGACATAATGTGTGTAAAGAAAGTTTAATAAAGTTTAATAATGAAGTATTACTAAATAATACAGGtggatttataaatgataCAACTAATATGAATGAATCTGTTTATTTACACGcagataatattttatctcaAGAATATCTCAGTGCCATGTCAAGTGCTTGTAATTATGCTTTCGCTAATAGAGCCATGATTTCCCAGACTCTTTCTAATAATCTCAAGACTGTTTTCCCACATTTCGAGTCCCAATTAATTTATGATACTAGTCATAATATAGCCAAAGTAGAAGAAGACCTTGACGCTCTTGTAATCCGAAAAGGAGCCAGTAGAATACTCGAGCCTGGCAATTTAGAGCTTCCTTTCGTATATCGCAACATAGGTCAGCCTGTCATGGTAGGTGGCTCAATGGGCacattttcttatataatatGTGGCGAGTCGAGTAAAACTTACAGAAGCACATGCCACGGCTCAGGACGAATAGTAACAAGGAAAGAGAGTAGTACGAGATTTAAGTATGAAGAAGTGATTAGAGATTTGAAAGataagaatatatatattagaaGTGGGAGTAAGAAAGGGATAGTAGAAGAGGCGCCTGAGTGTTATAAAGATATAGATGAAGTAGTTGAGTGTAGTGAAATGAATGgaataagtaaaaaagtGTGTAGATTGAGGCCTATAATAGTATTAAAAGATATGTGA
- a CDS encoding putative subtilisin-like proteinase, protein MKPFFLIGFIFSLDNYIVLFKIKPNLSTHQSIQNYENTMTRTLQYFSPQSFITEKIKNGYIAKIDEKTVQKIKNDADVAIVEKDSIVKTADYKYYDFYITPEFKNEKKSNINKKTLAVQERAPWGLSRILGKQYLRSRKYIYPEDAGKDVEAFIIDTGIDVLHPDFRGRARWGANFVLNSPNYDENGHGTHVAGVVGGHRYGISKQVSLVAVKVLDLNGVGMISSILKGVDYVIEEHEKKRDLLYDIATASYLGMKKTPNLEKSLESFINNSELQPKTVVNMSVGGVKSSALNFAVDYATSLGIHFAVAAGNDQENACSYSPGSSKHAFTVGASDKYDRTADFSNFGQCVDVYAPGVDILSAWKNGRSTLASGTSMACPHVTGVMVLYLGQKRYSPEELKKKILQDTKHVVVNQMKEKSYIEALWPLNWFNKQEKLPLVSTNKFIKNIIEENNK, encoded by the coding sequence ATGAAACCATTTTTTCTCATTGGCTTCATATTTTCTCTAGATAACTACATAGTattattcaaaataaagCCCAATCTAAGTACCCATCAATCCATTCAAAACTATGAAAACACAATGACAAGAACTTTACAATACTTTTCACCTCAATCTTTTATTactgaaaaaattaaaaacggGTATATAGCAAAAATTGATGAAAAAACagtacaaaaaattaaaaatgatgcGGATGTAGCAATAGTAGAAAAAGATAGTATTGTAAAAACTGctgattataaatattatgatttttatataacacctgaatttaaaaatgaaaaaaaaagtaatataaataaaaaaactttgGCTGTGCAGGAAAGAGCACCATGGGGATTGAGTAGAATATTGGGGAAACAATATCTGAGAtctagaaaatatatttatccTGAAGACGCTGGTAAAGATGTAGAAGcatttattattgataCAGGGATAGATGTTTTACATCCAGATTTTCGAGGTAGAGCGAGATGGGGAGCAAATTTCGTATTAAATTCGCCAAATTATGACGAAAATGGACATGGAACACACGTAGCTGGAGTAGTGGGAGGCCATAGATATGGAATTAGCAAACAAGTTTCATTGGTAGCAGTTAAAGTATTAGACTTAAATGGTGTAGGAATGATATCGTCAATACTAAAAGGTGTGGATTATGTGATTGAGGAACATGAAAAGAAACGAGATCTTCTTTATGACATTGCAACTGCCAGCTATCTAGGAATGAAAAAGACACcaaatttagaaaagaGTTTAGaatcttttattaataattctgAATTACAACCAAAAACGGTTGTAAACATGAGCGTAGGCGGAGTAAAATCATCGGCTTTAAATTTCGCAGTGGATTACGCTACCTCACTCGGGATACATTTCGCAGTAGCAGCAGGAAATGATCAAGAAAACGCATGCTCGTATTCGCCGGGATCTTCAAAACACGCTTTTACAGTTGGCGCATCAGATAAATATGATAGGACAGCCGACTTTAGTAATTTCGGCCAATGTGTTGATGTGTATGCCCCGGGGGTCGACATTTTAAGCGCATGGAAAAATGGAAGATCCACATTGGCATCTGGTACATCCATGGCTTGTCCTCATGTGACTGGTGTGAtggttttatatttaggacaaaaaagatattcTCCCGAAGAATTgaaaaagaagattttaCAAGATACAAAACATGTAGTGGTGAATCAAATGAAAGAAAAATCGTATATTGAAGCTTTATGGCCTTTAAACTGGTTTaataaacaagaaaaaCTTCCATTGGTGTCAACTAACAAgtttataaagaatatcattgaagaaaataataaataa